A window of Sphingobium herbicidovorans contains these coding sequences:
- a CDS encoding IS1380-like element ISSp1 family transposase, with product MNDDIASSFGFPAVGRKKITAAFDGGRLTSDGGVLLLAQAERAMGICQRLAACIADPRDPARVIHRLDDILRARVFAIACGYEDADDLDALRDDPGFRLALGKLPESGAGLASQPTMSRWENAPTTRELASMMAAMIDIYCASYPAPPTAVTLDIDDTCDVVHGYQQLSFWNGHHGERCFLPIHIYDTATGRPVAMLLRTGKTPSGKEAAGHIRRLVRHLRRNWPDTHITIRGDGHYGRPEVMAYCDAARVDYVFGLPTNSALRADPAIVAVADACAVKRAQRQCPVLRNYAETRYGAKTWKCQRRVVARIEASTLGMDIRYVVTSLATGSAEHIYDTLYCARGQAENLIKRHKSQLASDRTSCRSANANQMRLILHTAAYWLLWRIQQAMPRTAALASAEFTTLRLRLLKVAARVVESASRIRIAFASACPDADLFRALVLRLKPAPT from the coding sequence ATGAACGATGATATCGCAAGCTCATTTGGATTCCCAGCAGTCGGCCGCAAGAAAATCACAGCTGCGTTCGACGGTGGCCGGCTTACCTCGGATGGCGGTGTTCTACTGCTTGCACAGGCCGAGCGCGCGATGGGGATTTGCCAGCGCCTGGCGGCTTGTATTGCCGATCCGCGCGATCCAGCGCGGGTGATCCATCGCCTGGATGACATTCTGCGTGCCCGTGTGTTCGCGATTGCGTGCGGCTATGAGGATGCCGATGATCTCGATGCTCTGCGCGACGATCCAGGCTTCCGCCTGGCGCTCGGCAAGCTGCCGGAATCGGGCGCGGGGCTGGCCAGCCAACCGACGATGAGCCGGTGGGAAAATGCACCGACTACGCGCGAACTGGCCAGCATGATGGCCGCGATGATCGACATCTACTGCGCCAGCTATCCCGCCCCTCCGACAGCGGTCACGCTGGATATCGACGACACGTGCGACGTCGTGCATGGCTATCAACAGCTCTCGTTCTGGAACGGGCATCATGGGGAGCGCTGCTTCCTACCGATCCATATCTACGACACCGCGACCGGCAGGCCGGTGGCCATGCTGCTGCGCACAGGCAAGACGCCTTCTGGAAAGGAGGCGGCGGGGCACATCCGACGCCTGGTGCGTCACCTGCGCCGTAATTGGCCCGATACCCACATCACTATCCGCGGCGACGGGCACTATGGTCGACCCGAGGTCATGGCCTACTGCGATGCGGCCCGCGTCGATTACGTGTTCGGCCTGCCCACCAATTCAGCGCTGCGCGCCGATCCCGCCATTGTTGCGGTCGCCGATGCCTGCGCGGTCAAGCGCGCCCAGCGTCAGTGTCCCGTCCTGCGCAACTATGCCGAGACCCGCTATGGGGCAAAGACCTGGAAGTGCCAGCGTCGCGTCGTTGCACGGATCGAGGCCAGCACGCTGGGCATGGACATCCGCTATGTCGTCACCTCGTTGGCAACAGGATCGGCCGAGCACATCTACGACACGCTCTACTGCGCGCGTGGTCAGGCCGAGAACCTGATCAAGCGCCACAAGTCCCAGCTCGCCAGCGACCGAACCTCGTGCCGCTCGGCCAATGCCAATCAGATGCGCCTGATACTGCACACTGCCGCATACTGGCTGCTATGGCGCATCCAGCAGGCGATGCCCAGGACCGCTGCTCTGGCAAGCGCGGAGTTTACCACCTTGCGCCTGCGGCTGCTCAAGGTCGCTGCGCGCGTCGTAGAAAGTGCTAGCCGCATCCGCATTGCCTTCGCTTCCGCCTGTCCGGATGCCGACCTGTTCCGCGCCCTCGTTCTCCGGCTGAAGCCTGCGCCGACGTAG